One genomic region from Salmonirosea aquatica encodes:
- a CDS encoding TonB-dependent receptor: protein MNNLERLTVLGLILLTGTLNAQAQEKYTVSGYVKDIANGEGLIGVSVYVREGSTSVATNPYGFYSITLPEGEYSLVFSCIGYQKLTERMTLNTDQRRNVEMTSESKQLKEVIISTKKEDENVRSLEMSVNKVNIKTIRQIPALLGEVDIIRSIQLLPGVTTVGEGASGFNVRGGDVSQNLILLDEAPVYNSSHLFGFFSVFNPDAVKDVKLIKGGIPAQYGGRISSILDVRMKEGNTKKREINGGIGTIFSRLTYEQPFAQSRGSFIVAARRSYIDVLAKPFLKGDLKKSRFNFYDLTAKVNYRLDDKNTFYASGYFGRDVFGAADFGFGWGNGTATARWNHIFSNKLFLNLTTYYSNYDYSINSDPYNKTPNDRFEWNSKIISTSVKPDFTYYLTPNNQLIFGGQYIKYDSCPGNAVVVSSGESRNISLDSRFGDESALYIANEQKISDRFSLQYGLRYSLYRNVGPGQVYQYQEIQPDERKLPVLPGTAVTKGDVIKTYGNWEPRFSMNIGLSPTASIKASYNRTVQYLHLLSNTAATSPVDVWTLSTNSIKPEIADQVALGWFQNFRDNTYEASVEVYYKDLQNQIDYVRNSDLLLNRYVEGDLLFGKGRAYGAEFFLKKNKGRLTGWLSYTLARTERLVDGVNNDDWFPARFDKPHNVTLVGIYNLNERLTLSSTFTFASGTPATFPTNRFVYNGWALPHNVYNARNNNRIPPYNRLDLAATLKSRKKLFGVVRGEWVFSVYNAYNRRNPYSVYVQQNEDNALTTEAIRFSIIGSIIPAVTYNFKF, encoded by the coding sequence GGCTTCTATTCGATTACCTTGCCCGAGGGTGAGTATTCGCTGGTGTTCAGCTGTATAGGCTATCAGAAACTGACCGAGCGCATGACGCTCAATACCGATCAGCGCCGGAATGTGGAAATGACCTCCGAAAGTAAACAACTGAAAGAGGTAATAATCTCTACTAAAAAAGAAGATGAAAACGTCCGCAGCCTGGAAATGTCGGTCAATAAGGTAAATATCAAAACGATCCGCCAGATTCCGGCCCTGCTGGGCGAAGTGGACATTATCCGCAGCATCCAGTTATTACCCGGCGTAACCACCGTCGGTGAAGGCGCTTCGGGCTTCAATGTGCGTGGCGGCGACGTCTCACAGAACCTGATCCTGCTGGATGAGGCTCCCGTCTATAATTCTTCTCACTTATTTGGTTTTTTCTCGGTCTTTAACCCTGATGCCGTCAAGGATGTCAAGCTTATCAAGGGAGGTATCCCGGCGCAGTACGGCGGGCGTATTTCGTCGATTCTGGACGTCAGAATGAAGGAGGGCAATACCAAGAAGCGCGAAATCAACGGCGGAATCGGCACCATTTTCTCACGGTTGACCTACGAGCAGCCTTTCGCCCAGAGCCGGGGCTCGTTCATCGTGGCGGCGCGGCGGTCGTACATCGATGTGCTGGCGAAACCTTTCCTAAAAGGCGATCTGAAAAAAAGCCGCTTCAACTTCTATGACCTCACGGCTAAGGTCAACTACCGCCTCGATGACAAAAATACTTTTTATGCCTCCGGCTACTTCGGGCGCGATGTGTTCGGGGCGGCGGATTTTGGCTTTGGCTGGGGCAATGGCACCGCCACGGCACGCTGGAATCACATTTTTTCGAATAAGCTCTTCCTCAACCTTACAACCTATTACAGCAACTACGACTATTCCATTAATTCGGACCCCTATAATAAAACTCCCAACGACCGCTTTGAGTGGAATTCCAAAATCATTAGTACCAGCGTGAAGCCCGACTTCACCTACTACCTTACGCCCAACAACCAGCTTATCTTTGGCGGACAGTACATCAAATACGACAGCTGTCCTGGTAATGCCGTGGTGGTGTCCAGTGGCGAGAGCCGCAACATCAGCCTTGATTCCCGCTTCGGCGACGAGTCAGCTTTGTACATCGCTAACGAACAGAAAATCTCCGATCGCTTTTCGCTGCAATACGGGCTGCGTTACTCTCTGTACCGCAACGTCGGTCCGGGTCAGGTCTATCAATATCAGGAAATCCAGCCAGATGAGCGCAAACTACCCGTATTACCGGGAACGGCGGTAACGAAAGGCGATGTGATCAAGACATACGGCAACTGGGAGCCAAGGTTTTCTATGAATATCGGTCTGAGTCCGACCGCCTCGATCAAGGCCAGCTACAACCGCACGGTGCAGTACCTGCACCTTCTATCCAACACGGCAGCTACTTCGCCGGTCGACGTCTGGACGCTTAGTACCAATAGTATCAAGCCCGAAATCGCCGACCAGGTGGCACTGGGCTGGTTTCAGAACTTCCGCGACAATACCTATGAGGCTTCCGTGGAAGTGTACTACAAGGATTTGCAGAATCAAATCGACTACGTACGTAACTCCGACCTGCTGCTCAATCGCTACGTCGAAGGCGATTTGCTATTTGGCAAAGGCCGAGCCTACGGAGCGGAGTTTTTCCTGAAAAAGAACAAGGGACGGTTGACAGGCTGGCTCAGTTATACGCTGGCCCGCACGGAACGGCTGGTCGACGGCGTCAACAACGACGACTGGTTTCCGGCTCGCTTCGACAAACCCCACAACGTTACGCTGGTCGGGATTTATAATCTCAACGAACGATTGACGCTATCGTCCACTTTTACGTTTGCATCAGGTACCCCCGCGACCTTTCCTACCAACCGCTTTGTGTATAATGGCTGGGCGTTGCCGCACAACGTATATAATGCCCGCAACAATAACCGAATTCCACCGTACAATCGCCTGGATCTGGCGGCAACCTTGAAGTCCAGGAAAAAACTGTTCGGAGTCGTACGGGGTGAGTGGGTTTTCTCGGTCTATAACGCCTACAATCGCCGGAATCCGTACTCAGTCTATGTCCAGCAGAATGAAGATAATGCGCTGACGACCGAAGCCATTCGCTTCTCAATCATCGGGTCAATAATCCCAGCCGTCACCTACAATTTCAAATTTTGA
- a CDS encoding winged helix-turn-helix transcriptional regulator: MKKNIQKAYCAVDYAFQRIGGKYKGRILWVLREGCLRYGELNRAVVGITPKMLTQTLKELEADKLIIRKVYLEVPPKVEYSLTDTGMELIPFISQMRSWGEKRMSAS; the protein is encoded by the coding sequence ATGAAAAAAAATATTCAAAAGGCGTATTGTGCTGTTGATTACGCATTTCAAAGAATCGGCGGAAAATATAAAGGGCGGATTTTATGGGTATTAAGAGAAGGTTGTCTCAGGTATGGAGAGTTAAACAGAGCTGTGGTTGGGATAACTCCAAAAATGCTAACCCAAACACTTAAAGAATTGGAAGCTGATAAGCTGATTATTAGAAAAGTTTATTTAGAAGTTCCACCAAAAGTTGAATATTCACTTACCGATACAGGAATGGAATTAATCCCTTTTATCAGTCAAATGAGAAGTTGGGGAGAAAAACGAATGTCAGCAAGTTAA
- a CDS encoding DUF4249 domain-containing protein, giving the protein MKKSTMYLLLSLFAVSAPLTSCEDAIDINTETGPTELVVDGWITNQPGPQTIKLTLSAAYFNNGPAVPALGAEVSVIDDKGIAYIFTDEKNKGSYKWTPKSDTVALGRIGGRYALQIKHSGEEYTATNEIKRVPKIDSLVYEEESFPINPPEGPKDGYLAQFYARDFVGLSDTYWIKPLKSGKLYGTDPEDISLAFDASFSPGSPSDGLVFIKPLRQSINVNKLFSAGDTVGVELHSISIETYYFLFQVRQESSNGGIFAVPPANIPTNISNKNPNGKKALGFFGTSAVSRAETVINPKKAKLKE; this is encoded by the coding sequence ATGAAAAAAAGTACCATGTATTTGTTGCTGAGCCTGTTCGCCGTGTCAGCTCCCCTGACAAGCTGCGAGGATGCCATCGACATCAACACCGAAACCGGTCCCACCGAACTCGTCGTGGATGGCTGGATCACGAACCAACCCGGCCCACAAACGATAAAACTGACGCTATCGGCGGCTTATTTCAACAATGGTCCGGCCGTACCTGCCTTAGGGGCTGAGGTATCGGTAATTGACGACAAGGGTATAGCGTATATATTCACAGACGAAAAAAACAAGGGCTCCTATAAGTGGACGCCCAAATCGGACACGGTGGCCCTGGGTCGTATCGGGGGCAGGTATGCTTTACAAATCAAACACAGCGGCGAGGAATACACCGCCACCAACGAAATCAAGCGGGTGCCAAAGATCGATTCGCTGGTGTACGAAGAGGAAAGTTTCCCGATCAATCCTCCCGAAGGACCCAAAGATGGCTACCTGGCTCAGTTTTACGCCCGTGACTTCGTGGGCCTCAGCGACACCTACTGGATCAAACCCCTGAAAAGCGGTAAACTCTACGGCACCGACCCAGAGGATATTTCGCTGGCCTTCGACGCCTCTTTCAGCCCTGGCTCGCCTTCTGACGGACTGGTATTTATTAAACCTCTACGGCAGTCGATCAACGTCAATAAATTGTTTTCTGCGGGTGATACGGTGGGCGTGGAATTGCACAGCATCAGTATCGAAACGTACTACTTCTTATTTCAGGTCAGGCAGGAAAGCAGTAATGGCGGTATCTTCGCCGTGCCTCCCGCCAATATTCCTACTAATATTTCCAACAAAAACCCCAACGGCAAAAAAGCCCTCGGTTTCTTCGGTACCTCCGCCGTCAGCCGCGCCGAAACGGTGATCAATCCGAAGAAGGCGAAGTTGAAAGAGTAG